The Mastomys coucha isolate ucsf_1 unplaced genomic scaffold, UCSF_Mcou_1 pScaffold3, whole genome shotgun sequence DNA window CCTAGTGCTTTGTAGTCCCAGGGTTTGTGAAATTGCTTAAGTGAACCAAGGCAAAAGAAGCTCTTCATCAAAACTCAGGTTGACAGGCGTATGCCCAAGGGACACGGGATCCAACAGCAGAAGCTCCCCGGGACTGGAACAGGAACAAGCTGAGCATCTGAATAAATGCCCCAGCGTTAAGTACTCCAAGTGTTACACAAGTATCCTCTGGTCCATACTGACATGAAGGTGAGATCTCCCATGCGGAAGCGATATAAATAAAAAGCTAAGACTATAGCCTAGAGCATACACTAGGCATTGTGACACATTCCATGTAGCCCAAGCACTCCAatgtgagacaggaggattagaagttcaagtcTTTCTGGTCTGTAGAGCAAGTCTGAGATGAGTCTGGGCAGCAGGAGACCCTGTTGGGCGTGGGTGAGGGAGGAACCTGAGTGATGCTTCCATCTTTTAGAAACGCTGTGAAGATACAAGAGCTAACAAAGTGCCTGGAACTGTGTTGGACTGTTGCTGgtgtaacaaaaatatttattttgaaggaAGATGAGGCAAAGGATTGCCCCAGGCACCTGGGGTATGGGAGGCCTCCTTGGCAGAGGGTGTGTGTTGTTCCTTAAGAGCAGAGCTCCTGGAGGGAGGGTTGATAATAATCGGAGGCCACATTGACATTGGGGTCTGCTGTCGCCCGCTCTTGGGGATAGTAGATCTCTTAGGGGAGACGTTAGGTGGATGTCTGGGAACTGCTTTGGGGGTCTTCAGTCTGGATGCTGGTGGAGTCTCCATTAGGGGCTGGTTTCTTAGCcagctaggctcttctctagAAGCCAATGAGGGCAAGGTTttaggggtggggcaggaagtCATGGCGGGCAGGGGGTGGAGCCTCATCTTTGAGTTCAGTCTGCAGCTGCAGAGGCAGGGTCCGcggagtgggggcagggagaaatCTTCCCACCACCGGGCTTGCTCTCCGGAGGGCCTGGGCCAAGCCATCAGGCCCCACACTGAGTTCTGCTTGGGTAGTCCGAGAAGGGCCTTGATCCTGagcaagagaagggaaggaagggtggaGTCAGGGAGAGAGATTGAGGA harbors:
- the LOC116075002 gene encoding uncharacterized protein LOC116075002 isoform X3 translates to MSHGLSATGQVTLEISSVEDIWDKEKQKEEEKETEETIDQEQEKEEQSRIKALLGLPKQNSVWGLMAWPRPSGEQARWWEDFSLPPLRGPCLCSCRLNSKMRLHPLPAMTSCPTPKTLPSLASREEPSWLRNQPLMETPPASRLKTPKAVPRHPPNVSPKRSTIPKSGRQQTPMSMWPPIIINPPSRSSALKEQHTPSAKEASHTPGAWGNPLPHLPSK
- the LOC116075002 gene encoding uncharacterized protein LOC116075002 isoform X1, translating into MEWREHVPWPVSHWASDFGEERWVNSIFNPISKISSVEDIWDKEKQKEEEKETEETIDQEQEKEEQSRIKALLGLPKQNSVWGLMAWPRPSGEQARWWEDFSLPPLRGPCLCSCRLNSKMRLHPLPAMTSCPTPKTLPSLASREEPSWLRNQPLMETPPASRLKTPKAVPRHPPNVSPKRSTIPKSGRQQTPMSMWPPIIINPPSRSSALKEQHTPSAKEASHTPGAWGNPLPHLPSK
- the LOC116075002 gene encoding uncharacterized protein LOC116075002 isoform X2; the protein is MACQPLEERWVNSIFNPISKISSVEDIWDKEKQKEEEKETEETIDQEQEKEEQSRIKALLGLPKQNSVWGLMAWPRPSGEQARWWEDFSLPPLRGPCLCSCRLNSKMRLHPLPAMTSCPTPKTLPSLASREEPSWLRNQPLMETPPASRLKTPKAVPRHPPNVSPKRSTIPKSGRQQTPMSMWPPIIINPPSRSSALKEQHTPSAKEASHTPGAWGNPLPHLPSK